Below is a genomic region from Chthoniobacterales bacterium.
GTCGAATTCGCTCGTCTTCAAAAAGCGACCCGAGGTGGGACGCGTCATATTCATCGCCGCACCCCTGCGCGGTAGCGAACTCGCCCGGGGACTCGTCGGGCGCATCGGCTCCATGCTTGTCCGAACTCCCCGCGCGCTCCTTCGCGCCGGCGTCGATGCAGCTCACCTCGCCACACTTCAGTTCGGAGAGCTGAAGTTGCGACGCGCCCAAAACGCCATCGACACACTCGCCCCGAACAGCCGCTACGTCCGCGCCATCAACGCCATTCCCATCGCTTCGGGTGTTCCGCTGCATGTCATCGTCGGCGACCGCGGTCTTGGGGGGAACAAAACGCAGGGACCGGATCCCGTCATGGGCGACGGCGTCGTGCCCTACTGGAGTTCTCACCTCCCGCAGGCGGATTCGGAAAAGATCGTTCCCTCGGACCACAGCGCACATCAGCATCCCCAATCGATTGCCGAAGTTGCGCGCATCCTCCACGCCCACGCAAATCACTGATCCCCGTCAACCGCGTTGGTTTCAAACGCGGTCGAACCATGAGTCTGCGCTTGCTTCAAGGATTTCGACATCATTGGGGAAGCGACCAACGGTCACGAGGCCCTCGGTCTGGCCCGGGAGAAAGGGCTGGACGACGTGATGTTCGGCGTGATGATGCCGCCGTGAACGCCGGGTGAACGGGTGTGCACAGTCGGGGTGCCAAGGGCGAACTGCGCAGCGCGGTGCGGAAGGTCGGCAACGGTGGGACGTATTTCAGTCCGCCGGTCGATCGCATGGAGCAAGGATGGAACTGCATTGCCTAGCTGCCCCTGAAAGTGGCAGAAAAACAAACGAACGGTGTTCCTTCCTTGAAAACATCGGATCACACTGAGTCCGCGATGCCCAATACCAGCCCAAAAAAATTTCTCAAATGGATCGTGCTGATCGTCGTGGTTGCGGCCGCGGCGGGATTTTTCGGTTACCAGCACTGGAAATCGCAACGCTACGCCGTTCCGAAGGGGATCTCATACGGCAACGGGCGGATCGAAGCGAAGCTGGTCGATGTGGTCGCCAAGGACGCGCTCCGGGTGAAGGAGATCTTGGTGGACGAGGGCAATCTCGTGAAGCCGGGTCAGGTGCTCGCGCGCCTGGACGCCAACACGTTCGAGGCCGAGCTGCTGGAAGCCAACTCGAAGGTCGTCAGCGCGCAGGAACGGGTGGCCACGGCGAACTTTGCCGTCGTGAAACAGAAAAGCATCCTCGATAACGCCCAGCTTGAATACGACCGCACCAAAAAACTTGTCGAAGGCAAAGTCATCTCGCAGAGGGAATTCGACGCGCGCACGACGGACCTCGCGACCTCCAAGGCCGCTTACGAGGAAGAAATCGCCCAGCTGAACACGGCCAAAATGGATGTCGAGGTCGCCAAAGCGGCCGCAGCAACCATCCAGACCCACATCGACGACGCGGTCCTCAAGTCACCCGTCCTGGGAAGGGTGCTCTACCGCATGGCCGAACCGGGCGAGATGCTCGCGGCCGGAGGCAAAGCGCTGACGCTGGTAAACCTCCAAGACGTTTACATGGAGATCTACCTTCCCTCCGAACAGGCTGCCAGGATCAAGATCGGCGCCGACGCCCGGATCACTCTCGATGCCGCGCCGGACCGCGCGGCCATCGGCTATGTGAGCTTCGTGTCGCCGGAGGCGCAGTTCACCCCGAAACAGGTCGAAACGCGGACCGAGCGCGACAAGTTGATGTTCCGGGTGAAAATCCAGGTCCCGAAAGAATCGATTTACGCCTACATCGATTACATCAAGACGGGGATCCGCGGGGTGGGCTATGTCAAAGTATCGGATTCCGTGACCTGGCCTCCTTGGCTGGAAAAACGTTTCGTGCCGCCCGAGACGCAGCCCGTCCTGGTGCCCGCGAACGAAGCAGCCCGTCAATGAGCCGCCAGCCCGTTCTCCCCTTGAACCGGAAAAAACGGAGCAAAACATTTTGGCCAAACATAAGAACGAGGTGCTCGCATCGGAGCCCGGGAAGGACCTGACGTGAAGCCTTCTCCCCAAGCTTCCGGTCCCTCGCTTACCACGGCAAAGCCCGTTATCTCCATCAAGGACGTCACTCACCGCTACGGCAAAGTGACGGCCCTCGACCGCATCTCCCTCGACGTGCCGGGCGGGATCAGAGTCGGCATCATCGGGCCTGACGGCGTCGGCAAGTCCACGCTCATGGCCCTGATCGCGGGATCCAAGCGGCTCCAGCAGGGAACGATGAACGTCCTGAATGGCGATATGGCAGACGCCCGTCACCGGGAAAAAGTCTGCCCCAAGATCGCGTATATGCCTCAGGGGCTGGGCAAGAACCTTTATCTGGAGCTCAGCGTTTTCGACAATGTCGATTTCATGGCGCGCCTTTTCGGGCTGTCCGCCGCCGAGCGCCAGGGCCGCGTCTGGGAACTGCTCGAAGCCACAGGCCTAGCGCCTTTCGCCGACCGCCCGGCCGGGAAACTTTCGGGCGGGATGAAGCAGAAGGTGGGCCTTTGCGGCGCTCTTGTCCACGACCCGGACCTCCTGATCCTCGACGAGCCCACCACCGGCGTCGACCCCCTTTCGCGCCAGCAGTTCTGGACCCTGATCGACCACATCCGCGCGAGCCGGCCCGGGATGAGCGTCCTCATCTCCACGGCGTATATGGAAGAAGCGCAGCAATGGGATTGGATCGTCGCGATGGACGCCGGGCAGGTGCTCGCGACGGGAACGCCGCGCGAACTGATGGAGCGGACGGGAACAAAAGATCTCGAGTCGTGCTTTATCGGTCTCCTCCCGGAAGAAAAACGCAGGGGCCACACCGAACTTTCCATCCCGCCGCGGCAGGCCGAGAAATCCGAAATCGTCATCGACGCGAAGGGACTGACGCGCCGGTTCGGGAACTTCACCGCCGTCGACCACGTCAGCCTTTCGATCGAACGCGGCGAGATCTTCGGTTTCCTCGGCTCGAACGGCTGCGGAAAATCCACGACCATGAAGATGCTGACCGGGCTCCTGCCCCCGACCGAGGGCACCGCGACCCTTTTCGGAAGTTCCGTCGAGGCGGGGAGCATGGAGGTGCGCAAAAACCTCGGCTATATGACACAGGCGTTCTCGCTTTACGGCGAGCTCACCGTTCGCGAGAACCTGGTGCTGGACGCCCTTCTTTACCACATCCCGCGCGAAAAGGCGGACGCCCGGATCAACGAGCTCGTCGAAAAATTCGGACTCGGCCCGCACCTCGATGCCCTGACGGACTCGCTGCCGATGGGACTGAAGCAGAGGCTTTCGCTCGCGGTCGCCGTCCTTCACGAGCCGCAGATCTTGATCCTGGATGAACCGACCTCCGGCGTGGACCCCGTCGCCCGCGACAGTTTCTGGGAGCTTCTGATCGAGCTTTCCCGCAAGCAGGGTGTGACGATCTTCATCACGACGCACTTCATGAACGAAGGCCTGCGCTGCGACCGGATCTCGCTCATGAACGCCGGACGGGTGCTGGCCTGTGACGCGCCGCAAAAACTGATCGAAACGCGCGGGGCGCGGGGCCTTGAAGACGCCTTCATCGGTTACATGGAAGACGCGATCAAGGAGGACGAAGCCGCCTCCCCGAAAAAAGAAGAAGCGCCGAAAAATGAAAAGCCCGTGGCCGCGAAAACGGCAGCCCAAAAGGCGCCAGCGGAAGCCGCTTCCCTCAAATTGCGGCTCGCACGGATGTTCGCCTATGCCCGCAACGAGACCATGCAGATCCTCCGCGACCCGGTGCGCCTCGTCTTCGCCTTTATCGGCTCGGCGCTTCTCATGGTCGTGTTCGGATTCGGCATCACGACCGACATCGAGGACATCCGCTACGCCGCGCTCGACCTCGACCGTTCGCCTGAGAGCCGCGCCTACCTCGAACAATTCGCAGGGGCGAAACCTTATTTTGTCCCCGCCGCGCCAGCCCAATCCGCCGCCGAAGCCTTCCAGAGACTGCAAGCCGACAAAGTTTCTCTCGTCCTCGAGATCCCTCCCCGGTTTGGGATGGATTTGCGGCGGGGACTGCAGCCGCAGGTCCTGGCCGAAGTGGACGCAGCCATGACGTTCCGCGGCGAGACGGTCGCCCAATACGTGCAGGGGGTCCACGACCTCATGCTGAAAAACCGCGCCAGCGAGATCGGTGTGCCGATGCCGAAGGACACGGTCAAATACCAGGACCGCTTCATGTATAACCCGACCTTCGAAAGCGTTTACTCCATCGTGCCGAGCGTCCCGGCGCTGCTCCTCGTCCTGATCCCCGCGATCCTCATGGCGGTCAGCATCGTCCGCGAAAAAGAACTGGGCTCCATGATCAACTTCTACGTGACGCCGACCGGCCGCCTCGAATACCTGCTCGGGAAGCAAATGCCTTACGTCGCGATCGGCATGATCAATTTCTTCGTGCTGGCGGCGATCGCGCTGGCCGTTTTCGGGGTCCCGGTCAAGGGAAGCTTCCTGATGCTGGCGGTGACCGCGCTGCTTTACGTGACCGCGACGACCGGCATCGGCATGGTGATCTCGACCTTCACCTCGAGCCAGGTCGCGGCCGTTTTTGTCACCGCCATCCTGACGATCACGCCGACCATCCAGTTCTCGGGCCTCCTCCAGCCGGTCTCCACGCTCATGGGGCGGGCGCGGCTCATCGGGTCGATCTGGCCGACGACCTATTACATGCACTCCAGCGTGGGCACCTACACCAAGGGGTTGGAGCCCGGACTCATGGTCCCGGACATTATTTTCCTGGCCTGCTGCATCCCGATCCTCTGGGCGTTCAGCGTGCTCGGCTTGAGAAAACAGGAAAAATGAGATGAGGACGTTCCTGAACATCTGGTGGCTCGGCTTGAAGGAACTCCGCAGCCTCGCGAGCGACAAGGTCATGCTGCTTTTCGTGATCTACGCGTTCACCTTCGCCATCTACATCCAGGCGACCGGCACGTCGAACGAGGTCAACAACGCCTCGATCGCTTTCGCGGACGAGGACCAGTCGGCCCTCTCCCGGGAACTCGTCAACCTCTTTTACCCGCCGCGCTTCCAAGTCCCGAAAATGATCAGCACGGGCGAGATCGAAAGCGCAATGGACCGCGGCCTTTTCATGTTTGTCGTCGTGATCCCCCCGAGGTTCGAGGAGGACCTGCGCTTCGGTCGCAACCCGGAGGTCCAGATCAACATCGACGCGACCGCCATGCAGCAGGCCGGTATCGGCTCGAACTACATCAAGAACATGATCAGCAAACGCGTTTCGAACTACCTGAAACGCACCGACGAGGAGCAGAACCCACCCATCCGGCTCGTGGTCCGGAAACTCTTCAACCCGAACGGGACGGCCTCCTGGTTCCTTAGCGTGGTGGCCATCATCAACCAGATCACGTTGCTGACGATCGTGCTGACCGGTGCCGCGGTGATCCGGGAGCGCGAACACGGGACGCTCGAACACCTGCTC
It encodes:
- a CDS encoding ABC transporter ATP-binding protein/permease; translation: MKPSPQASGPSLTTAKPVISIKDVTHRYGKVTALDRISLDVPGGIRVGIIGPDGVGKSTLMALIAGSKRLQQGTMNVLNGDMADARHREKVCPKIAYMPQGLGKNLYLELSVFDNVDFMARLFGLSAAERQGRVWELLEATGLAPFADRPAGKLSGGMKQKVGLCGALVHDPDLLILDEPTTGVDPLSRQQFWTLIDHIRASRPGMSVLISTAYMEEAQQWDWIVAMDAGQVLATGTPRELMERTGTKDLESCFIGLLPEEKRRGHTELSIPPRQAEKSEIVIDAKGLTRRFGNFTAVDHVSLSIERGEIFGFLGSNGCGKSTTMKMLTGLLPPTEGTATLFGSSVEAGSMEVRKNLGYMTQAFSLYGELTVRENLVLDALLYHIPREKADARINELVEKFGLGPHLDALTDSLPMGLKQRLSLAVAVLHEPQILILDEPTSGVDPVARDSFWELLIELSRKQGVTIFITTHFMNEGLRCDRISLMNAGRVLACDAPQKLIETRGARGLEDAFIGYMEDAIKEDEAASPKKEEAPKNEKPVAAKTAAQKAPAEAASLKLRLARMFAYARNETMQILRDPVRLVFAFIGSALLMVVFGFGITTDIEDIRYAALDLDRSPESRAYLEQFAGAKPYFVPAAPAQSAAEAFQRLQADKVSLVLEIPPRFGMDLRRGLQPQVLAEVDAAMTFRGETVAQYVQGVHDLMLKNRASEIGVPMPKDTVKYQDRFMYNPTFESVYSIVPSVPALLLVLIPAILMAVSIVREKELGSMINFYVTPTGRLEYLLGKQMPYVAIGMINFFVLAAIALAVFGVPVKGSFLMLAVTALLYVTATTGIGMVISTFTSSQVAAVFVTAILTITPTIQFSGLLQPVSTLMGRARLIGSIWPTTYYMHSSVGTYTKGLEPGLMVPDIIFLACCIPILWAFSVLGLRKQEK
- a CDS encoding ABC transporter permease, which gives rise to MRTFLNIWWLGLKELRSLASDKVMLLFVIYAFTFAIYIQATGTSNEVNNASIAFADEDQSALSRELVNLFYPPRFQVPKMISTGEIESAMDRGLFMFVVVIPPRFEEDLRFGRNPEVQINIDATAMQQAGIGSNYIKNMISKRVSNYLKRTDEEQNPPIRLVVRKLFNPNGTASWFLSVVAIINQITLLTIVLTGAAVIREREHGTLEHLLVMPLSAFEIAMAKVWANGLVILVAAAVSIFGIVQMTLKVPFAGSHALWFFGVVLYLFFATALGIFLGTISRSMAQFALLNILVVLVLMLLSGGSTPVESQPEWLQRLTFFLPSRHFVSFSQVIIYRGGGLFSVWPQFLMVSGIGLGFFAFSLALFRKSIAVTK
- a CDS encoding HlyD family efflux transporter periplasmic adaptor subunit translates to MPNTSPKKFLKWIVLIVVVAAAAGFFGYQHWKSQRYAVPKGISYGNGRIEAKLVDVVAKDALRVKEILVDEGNLVKPGQVLARLDANTFEAELLEANSKVVSAQERVATANFAVVKQKSILDNAQLEYDRTKKLVEGKVISQREFDARTTDLATSKAAYEEEIAQLNTAKMDVEVAKAAAATIQTHIDDAVLKSPVLGRVLYRMAEPGEMLAAGGKALTLVNLQDVYMEIYLPSEQAARIKIGADARITLDAAPDRAAIGYVSFVSPEAQFTPKQVETRTERDKLMFRVKIQVPKESIYAYIDYIKTGIRGVGYVKVSDSVTWPPWLEKRFVPPETQPVLVPANEAARQ